The Blastococcus sp. HT6-4 genome window below encodes:
- the sepH gene encoding septation protein SepH: MRTLRLVALSDDGKSLILAEDGPDTAEGGSMFHLPIDDRVRAAARGDARRLTQIDVDLGNELPPRVIQSRIRAGETPEQVAAATGARVERIMRFAHPVLQERERVAEQARQARVRLTDGAPGAALQQFMVERLRLIDTDVDAVEWDAFRGDGGGWVVTGAWRAGAKSGTARWTYDVPSRTVTPADAATTDFAEGTRLVRVVPEVPAGLAPVPRSRPVAVVRTPEPEPTPAVSPVSALDEVEHVRDVHAPDGSPEDDEAMTALLDEVAEHDTVILGRGGDDPEDEDPRARIPAWEDIVFGVRRNR; the protein is encoded by the coding sequence ATGCGCACGTTGCGCCTCGTGGCGCTCTCCGACGACGGGAAGAGCCTGATTCTCGCCGAGGACGGCCCCGACACCGCCGAGGGCGGCTCGATGTTCCACCTCCCGATCGACGACCGCGTCCGCGCGGCCGCCCGGGGGGACGCCCGCCGGCTCACCCAGATCGACGTCGACCTCGGCAACGAGCTGCCGCCGCGGGTGATCCAGTCCCGCATCCGGGCCGGCGAGACCCCCGAGCAGGTCGCCGCCGCCACCGGGGCGCGGGTCGAGCGGATCATGCGCTTCGCCCACCCGGTGCTGCAGGAGCGCGAGCGCGTGGCCGAGCAGGCCCGGCAGGCGCGCGTCCGGCTCACCGACGGCGCGCCCGGCGCCGCCCTCCAGCAGTTCATGGTCGAGCGGCTCCGGCTGATCGACACCGACGTCGACGCGGTGGAGTGGGACGCCTTCCGCGGCGACGGCGGCGGCTGGGTCGTCACCGGCGCCTGGCGCGCCGGGGCCAAGTCGGGCACCGCCCGCTGGACCTACGACGTGCCCTCCCGCACGGTCACCCCCGCCGACGCCGCGACGACCGACTTCGCCGAGGGCACCCGCCTGGTGCGCGTCGTCCCCGAGGTCCCGGCCGGGCTGGCGCCCGTGCCCCGCAGCCGGCCGGTCGCCGTGGTCCGCACCCCCGAACCCGAACCCACCCCGGCGGTCTCCCCCGTCTCCGCGCTCGACGAGGTCGAGCACGTCCGCGACGTGCACGCGCCCGACGGCTCCCCCGAGGACGACGAGGCGATGACCGCGCTGCTGGACGAGGTGGCCGAGCACGACACCGTGATCCTCGGGCGCGGCGGCGACGACCCCGAGGACGAGGACCCGCGAGCCCGCATCCCGGCGTGGGAGGACATCGTGTTCGGGGTCCGCCGGAACCGCTGA
- a CDS encoding alpha/beta fold hydrolase gives MASPVTGALPGSLPALESLAPPEALPAAVRGVIGRIAGVAGAWGPAPSPDGSRLAYVTDRSGLPRLEVAALDGATPPAVVSGPGQEVVCVAWSPDGAWLAYLVSPGGSICAELHVVRPDGTGHRVLAGHDPRATVFPGFWSGPEHYACSIAPGTGPDADVVLVDVGTGEQRTLASGGFLSVTAVSADRRTVLARRGPRAFRHVVVIDVATGIQRRVLPLDAPGGIASEDGRFSADGRTVYLRAALPGPPGADRAGLVAVPVDADGVPGPGRRILYRADADLDGYVLRRDGTVLAVWNAAGVTRLRLHALSDGAVVRDVPLPEPVLSGWAPLPGGDALVGELTGPRAPRGLWRVPLDGAGAAARLACSPALPEPRGLVDPVLHEYVAPDGVPLSGWLYTPAGTQGPNRTVITFHGGPEGQERPAWSPVAQCLVAAGLTVFAPNVRGSGGSGRAFMTADDGPAREASFADVRTTVDELVTAGIAAPGQVGAHGWSYGGYLTLVALTRWPDLFAAGASLAGMSDLRTFFAGTEPWMATASVTEYGDPVADHGMLAAISPMTALDRLTSPVLLAHGDRDTNVPVAESVQAHQALQARGARTDLLLLPGEGHAIVGREHLVELGERLVAWFDRWL, from the coding sequence ATGGCCAGTCCGGTGACCGGCGCGCTCCCGGGGTCCCTGCCGGCCCTGGAATCCCTCGCGCCGCCTGAGGCCCTGCCGGCCGCGGTCCGCGGCGTCATCGGGAGGATCGCCGGCGTCGCCGGTGCCTGGGGCCCCGCCCCGTCGCCCGACGGCAGCCGGCTCGCCTACGTCACCGACCGGTCCGGGCTGCCCCGGCTGGAGGTCGCCGCCCTCGACGGCGCGACGCCGCCGGCGGTCGTGTCCGGCCCGGGCCAGGAGGTCGTCTGCGTCGCGTGGTCACCCGACGGCGCCTGGCTGGCCTACCTCGTCAGCCCCGGCGGGTCGATCTGCGCCGAGCTGCACGTCGTCCGCCCCGACGGGACCGGTCACCGGGTGCTGGCCGGGCACGATCCGCGGGCCACGGTCTTCCCGGGCTTCTGGAGCGGTCCGGAGCACTACGCCTGCTCGATCGCGCCGGGCACCGGCCCGGACGCCGACGTCGTCCTGGTCGACGTCGGCACCGGCGAGCAGCGCACCCTCGCCTCCGGCGGCTTCCTGTCCGTCACCGCGGTCTCCGCCGACCGGCGGACCGTGCTCGCCCGCCGGGGGCCGCGCGCCTTCCGGCACGTCGTCGTCATCGACGTCGCCACCGGGATCCAGCGCCGCGTCCTGCCGCTGGACGCCCCCGGCGGCATCGCCTCCGAGGACGGCCGGTTCTCGGCCGACGGGCGGACGGTCTACCTCCGCGCCGCCCTGCCCGGCCCACCCGGCGCCGACCGCGCCGGTCTCGTCGCCGTCCCCGTGGACGCCGACGGCGTGCCCGGTCCCGGCCGCCGGATCCTGTACCGGGCCGACGCCGACCTCGACGGCTACGTGCTGCGCCGGGACGGCACCGTGCTCGCCGTGTGGAACGCCGCCGGGGTCACCCGGCTGCGCCTGCACGCCCTGTCCGACGGCGCGGTCGTGCGGGACGTCCCCCTGCCCGAGCCGGTGCTGTCGGGATGGGCCCCGCTGCCCGGCGGTGATGCGCTGGTCGGGGAGCTGACCGGCCCCCGGGCGCCCCGCGGGCTGTGGCGGGTGCCCCTGGACGGCGCCGGCGCGGCGGCGCGGCTGGCGTGCTCGCCGGCCCTCCCCGAGCCCCGCGGGCTGGTCGACCCCGTCCTGCACGAGTACGTCGCTCCCGACGGCGTCCCGCTCTCGGGCTGGCTCTACACGCCGGCGGGGACGCAGGGGCCCAACCGCACGGTGATCACCTTCCACGGGGGCCCGGAGGGGCAGGAGCGCCCCGCCTGGTCACCGGTCGCCCAGTGCCTGGTCGCCGCCGGCCTCACCGTGTTCGCGCCCAACGTCCGGGGCTCCGGCGGGTCGGGACGGGCGTTCATGACCGCCGACGACGGCCCGGCGCGCGAGGCCTCCTTCGCCGACGTCCGGACCACCGTCGACGAGCTGGTCACCGCCGGCATCGCCGCGCCCGGGCAGGTGGGGGCGCACGGGTGGTCCTACGGCGGCTACCTGACCCTCGTGGCGCTCACCCGGTGGCCGGACCTCTTCGCCGCCGGTGCGTCGCTGGCCGGCATGAGCGACCTGCGCACCTTCTTCGCCGGGACCGAGCCGTGGATGGCCACGGCCTCGGTCACCGAGTACGGCGACCCCGTCGCCGACCACGGCATGCTGGCGGCGATCTCGCCGATGACGGCGCTGGACCGGCTGACCTCCCCGGTCCTGCTGGCCCACGGCGACCGGGACACCAACGTCCCCGTCGCCGAGTCGGTGCAGGCGCACCAGGCGCTGCAGGCCCGCGGTGCACGCACCGATCTGCTGCTCCTCCCCGGTGAGGGCCACGCGATCGTCGGCCGGGAGCACCTGGTCGAACTGGGCGAGCGCCTCGTCGCCTGGTTCGATCGGTGGCTGTGA
- a CDS encoding circularly permuted type 2 ATP-grasp protein, producing the protein MSGDLFAGYPTDRTDEAVGPDGRLRSAWAGPADALDRLGAVGLAAAAADLTARRRQRGVVVSTWADGRQQLCPVPMDPVPRVLDAGAWAAVSAGVVQRHRALNAFLADAYRPAGRRRGDPDRAAEIVRAGVVPEWAVAHSPGRDPAAVARAWAGQPRATVAATDVVRGADGRWVVARDNLQVPSGIGYALADRDAARAAVPELFADRQPADPRAAVPLLSHALASAAPPGCPGPPRIALLTQGEADGAWFEHQVLAEALGVPLVRAADLWPRADGGLEAAVDGARVPVDVLYRRFDDASLGAYPTAVGVSLDVALTEAVRTGRLGLANVPGNGVADDAAGYAWVPAMIRFYLDEEPLLGQAATWVLADPAAWAAVRSRLRELEVHPVAGYGGRGVVHGPSCSAAELDALRAEIAAAPHRFVAREPLEFSTAPTLVDGVLRPRPVDLRVFSVAGATTSALPVALTRVAPGPRPARPGVPGGGSKDTWLMR; encoded by the coding sequence GTGAGCGGAGATCTCTTCGCCGGTTACCCCACCGACCGCACCGACGAGGCCGTCGGCCCGGACGGCCGGCTGCGCAGCGCGTGGGCCGGGCCGGCCGATGCCCTGGACCGGCTCGGCGCGGTCGGGCTGGCCGCCGCCGCGGCGGACCTGACGGCGCGTCGCCGGCAGCGCGGCGTGGTCGTGTCGACGTGGGCGGACGGCCGCCAGCAGCTGTGCCCGGTTCCGATGGACCCGGTGCCGCGGGTGCTGGACGCCGGCGCGTGGGCGGCGGTGTCGGCCGGCGTGGTGCAGCGGCACCGGGCGCTCAACGCCTTCCTCGCCGACGCCTACCGCCCGGCGGGGCGCCGGCGCGGTGACCCCGACCGGGCGGCGGAGATCGTGCGGGCCGGGGTGGTCCCCGAGTGGGCGGTGGCGCACAGCCCGGGCCGCGATCCCGCTGCGGTGGCGCGCGCCTGGGCCGGGCAGCCGCGGGCGACCGTGGCGGCGACCGACGTCGTCCGCGGCGCCGACGGCCGGTGGGTGGTCGCGCGGGACAACCTGCAGGTGCCCTCGGGCATCGGCTACGCGCTGGCCGACCGGGACGCCGCTCGGGCGGCGGTCCCCGAGCTGTTCGCCGACCGGCAGCCGGCCGATCCCCGGGCGGCGGTGCCGTTGCTGTCCCACGCCCTCGCGTCGGCCGCTCCGCCGGGATGCCCCGGGCCGCCGCGGATCGCCCTCCTGACGCAGGGGGAGGCCGACGGCGCGTGGTTCGAGCACCAGGTGCTCGCCGAGGCGCTGGGCGTCCCCCTGGTGCGGGCCGCCGACCTCTGGCCGCGCGCCGACGGCGGGCTGGAGGCGGCGGTGGACGGCGCACGGGTCCCGGTCGACGTGCTCTACCGGCGCTTCGACGACGCCTCGCTCGGCGCCTACCCCACGGCGGTCGGCGTGTCCCTCGACGTCGCCCTGACCGAGGCGGTGCGCACGGGACGGCTCGGGCTGGCCAACGTGCCCGGCAACGGGGTCGCCGACGACGCCGCCGGCTACGCCTGGGTGCCGGCGATGATCCGCTTCTACCTGGACGAGGAGCCGCTGCTCGGGCAGGCCGCCACCTGGGTGCTGGCCGATCCGGCCGCCTGGGCCGCCGTGCGCTCCCGGCTGCGCGAGCTGGAGGTGCACCCGGTCGCCGGCTACGGCGGCCGGGGGGTGGTGCACGGCCCGAGCTGCTCGGCGGCCGAGCTGGACGCCCTGCGGGCGGAGATCGCCGCGGCTCCGCACCGGTTCGTGGCCCGGGAGCCGCTGGAGTTCTCCACGGCCCCCACGCTCGTCGACGGGGTGCTGCGCCCCCGCCCGGTCGACCTCCGGGTGTTCTCCGTGGCCGGCGCGACGACGAGTGCGCTGCCGGTGGCCCTGACCCGGGTGGCTCCCGGGCCCCGGCCGGCCCGGCCCGGGGTCCCGGGCGGCGGGAGCAAGGACACCTGGCTGATGCGCTGA